Proteins co-encoded in one Cytophaga hutchinsonii ATCC 33406 genomic window:
- a CDS encoding AMP-binding protein translates to MLTSDNTNLLEWKAFLKKNSALPFTDLLTGFKKIYGSALPIIWAPEQYPIQSNLHEEIKKSGNTSYPAFYSWSIDKKEGFWKAMIDSLSIKFEQPYSSVLEKSDDPDQVHWLKNARFNIVESCFQAASEQAAIFYQAEQSSEIHTISYGALKQKVIQYASGLSKNGFAAHDRIILYLPFSIDAIAFYLACIYMGAEPVLVSDSFSAQELTKRIAIIKAKAVLTTDQYWYADKKIAVLPKVLEANPCRIILYSEEQSDASTIRANKADLLLSDLLDVYGTSYPPYYHTTADTISILFSSGTTKEPKALPWKAATPIKCAVDGKLLQDIHAGDVVTWTSGMGWMMAPWLIFAALLNKASIAVYGGAYSKKEFLDFTVQTHVTVLGTIPSVVKSWRAQAFQPVANWKVRIFSSTGEPSDAEDYFYLMYLNNFNAPIIEYCGGTEIGGGYISNVVELPIALSSFNTPAPGSTFILLDENKHVVEQAGAGEVFLIPPAIGLSQEILNKSHAEEYYANLPVLPAYPLLRRHGDGFHKTTIEGTAYYRSMGRTDDSMNLGGIKVSAVEIETVVNTHPDIIESAAVALQSTGGGPERLVVFVHTTHETDNVQLQKELQKIIQAELNPLFKIYDLVFKENFPRTASNKLMRKELRKELAGHF, encoded by the coding sequence ATGCTAACCTCTGATAATACCAATCTGCTTGAATGGAAGGCGTTTTTGAAAAAAAACAGTGCATTACCTTTTACCGATTTATTAACCGGTTTCAAAAAAATTTATGGATCTGCCTTACCAATCATCTGGGCGCCTGAGCAGTATCCCATCCAGTCCAATCTGCATGAAGAAATAAAAAAGTCCGGAAATACCTCGTATCCTGCATTCTATTCCTGGTCTATAGATAAAAAAGAGGGTTTCTGGAAAGCGATGATTGATTCATTGTCCATCAAATTTGAGCAGCCGTATTCATCTGTGTTAGAAAAATCGGACGATCCCGATCAGGTTCATTGGCTGAAAAATGCTCGCTTTAATATTGTTGAAAGCTGCTTCCAGGCTGCTTCCGAACAGGCTGCTATTTTTTATCAGGCCGAACAATCTTCAGAGATACATACAATCAGCTACGGGGCATTAAAACAGAAAGTCATTCAATATGCTTCCGGATTAAGTAAAAATGGTTTTGCTGCACATGACCGCATTATTCTTTATTTACCATTCAGCATTGATGCCATTGCATTCTACCTGGCCTGTATCTACATGGGCGCTGAGCCGGTACTGGTATCCGATAGTTTTTCTGCGCAGGAATTAACAAAACGCATTGCCATCATTAAGGCCAAAGCAGTGCTTACAACGGACCAGTATTGGTATGCAGACAAAAAAATAGCCGTGCTTCCCAAAGTACTTGAAGCAAACCCTTGCCGCATCATTTTATATAGTGAAGAACAATCGGATGCATCAACAATTCGTGCAAACAAAGCCGACCTCTTGCTTTCAGACCTTTTAGATGTATACGGTACCTCTTATCCGCCTTACTATCACACTACAGCTGATACTATTTCAATTCTGTTTTCTTCCGGCACAACCAAAGAGCCCAAGGCGCTTCCATGGAAAGCTGCGACACCAATTAAATGTGCGGTTGATGGTAAGCTGCTGCAGGACATCCATGCAGGTGATGTTGTAACCTGGACAAGCGGAATGGGCTGGATGATGGCTCCCTGGCTCATCTTTGCTGCGCTGCTTAACAAAGCCAGCATTGCCGTATATGGCGGCGCATATTCAAAAAAAGAGTTTTTAGATTTTACAGTACAGACACATGTTACTGTTTTAGGAACCATTCCATCTGTTGTTAAAAGCTGGCGGGCACAGGCTTTTCAGCCTGTAGCGAACTGGAAAGTACGCATCTTCAGTTCTACCGGTGAACCGTCTGATGCAGAGGATTATTTTTACCTCATGTACCTGAATAATTTCAATGCACCAATCATTGAATATTGCGGCGGCACAGAAATTGGCGGCGGATATATCAGCAATGTTGTTGAACTGCCGATTGCCTTGTCTTCTTTTAATACACCTGCGCCGGGAAGCACATTCATTCTGTTAGATGAAAACAAACATGTCGTTGAGCAGGCAGGTGCAGGAGAAGTTTTTCTTATTCCTCCTGCCATTGGTTTATCGCAGGAAATTCTGAATAAAAGCCACGCTGAGGAGTATTACGCAAATCTTCCTGTATTGCCGGCATATCCGCTGCTGCGCAGACATGGCGATGGGTTTCATAAAACCACCATCGAAGGAACCGCTTATTACAGAAGTATGGGCAGAACGGATGACTCGATGAATCTGGGCGGAATCAAAGTAAGTGCCGTTGAAATTGAAACCGTTGTCAATACCCATCCCGATATTATAGAAAGTGCTGCCGTAGCGCTTCAGAGCACTGGCGGCGGACCGGAACGCCTTGTAGTATTTGTACATACCACGCATGAAACCGATAACGTGCAGCTGCAAAAAGAACTGCAAAAAATAATTCAGGCAGAATTAAATCCCTTATTTAAAATATACGATCTGGTTTTTAAAGAAAATTTTCCACGCACGGCCTCCAATAAACTGATGCGGAAAGAGCTGCGGAAAGAACTGGCAGGACATTTTTAA
- a CDS encoding MlaD family protein produces MKVTAVFDDVNGLLPGSNIWFSGVKIGTVKTLDFYGKSNVKVEMNIDQASQQYIRKDAMVKIGSDGLIGNKILIIYGGTVEAGQVEPGDSLRVATVLSTEEVMNTLQQNNKNILSITNDFKVISKRFVDGQGTLGKLMTDESVFNNINATTESLQQASVKAQRLMADLAGFTSKLDDEGTLMNDLVTDTVVFESMRTTMAELQQVSASANALVNNLKKASADSTSTLGVLIHDDASGKNLKGTLQNLESSSKKLDEDLELLKHSFLLRGAYKKQEKAKKKELEGK; encoded by the coding sequence ATGAAAGTTACTGCTGTATTTGATGATGTAAACGGCTTGTTGCCGGGCAGCAATATCTGGTTCTCCGGTGTAAAAATAGGTACCGTTAAAACATTGGATTTCTACGGCAAGTCCAACGTTAAAGTAGAAATGAATATTGATCAGGCTTCACAGCAGTATATCCGTAAAGACGCAATGGTTAAAATCGGTTCTGATGGATTGATCGGGAATAAGATCCTGATTATTTATGGCGGCACTGTTGAAGCAGGTCAGGTTGAACCAGGTGATTCATTACGTGTTGCAACCGTATTGTCAACAGAAGAGGTAATGAATACACTCCAGCAAAACAATAAAAACATATTATCGATTACAAACGATTTTAAAGTAATAAGCAAACGATTTGTAGATGGGCAGGGAACGCTGGGTAAATTAATGACAGATGAATCTGTCTTCAATAACATCAATGCAACGACCGAATCCCTTCAGCAGGCTTCTGTAAAGGCACAGAGATTAATGGCTGACCTGGCAGGATTTACTTCTAAGTTAGATGATGAAGGAACATTGATGAATGACCTGGTTACAGATACTGTTGTATTTGAATCCATGCGCACTACAATGGCAGAGCTTCAGCAAGTATCAGCGTCTGCAAATGCATTGGTAAACAACCTGAAGAAAGCCAGTGCGGATTCAACAAGTACACTTGGCGTCTTGATTCACGATGATGCCTCCGGTAAAAATCTGAAAGGAACCTTGCAGAACTTAGAATCAAGTTCTAAAAAATTAGATGAAGATCTGGAATTGCTCAAACATAGTTTCTTATTGCGTGGCGCCTATAAGAAACAGGAAAAAGCAAAGAAAAAAGAACTCGAAGGAAAATAA
- a CDS encoding ABC transporter ATP-binding protein has protein sequence MENNAHKIDYNEKAISIKGLYKSFGELHVLKGIDLEVHKGENVVVLGKSGTGKSVLIKILVGLLKPDAGVVQVLGKEVDKLNQKELDALRLHIGFAFQSSALYDSMDVRQNLEFPLLMNFKNLSKAEVKDSVEEVLDAVGLIDKLNQMPSDLSGGQRKRIGIARTLILKPKIMLYDEPTSGLDPITSFEINELINEVQEKYNTSSIIITHDLTCAKETCDRVAMLLDGTFVKTGTFEEVFEDQDERIQSFYNYNFIK, from the coding sequence ATGGAAAATAACGCGCACAAAATAGATTATAATGAAAAGGCCATTTCCATTAAAGGGCTTTATAAATCTTTTGGAGAGTTGCATGTACTGAAAGGGATTGATCTTGAAGTGCATAAGGGAGAAAACGTTGTTGTACTTGGAAAATCAGGAACAGGAAAATCTGTTTTAATTAAAATATTGGTTGGCTTATTGAAACCGGATGCCGGCGTTGTGCAGGTATTGGGTAAAGAGGTTGATAAACTGAACCAGAAAGAATTAGATGCACTGCGATTACATATAGGTTTTGCTTTTCAAAGCAGTGCTCTCTATGATAGTATGGATGTACGTCAGAATCTGGAATTTCCTTTACTGATGAATTTTAAAAATCTCAGCAAAGCAGAAGTTAAGGATTCAGTGGAAGAAGTGCTTGATGCTGTTGGTTTGATTGATAAACTCAATCAGATGCCATCTGATTTGTCTGGCGGTCAGCGCAAGCGTATTGGTATTGCACGTACATTAATTCTGAAGCCCAAGATTATGTTGTACGATGAGCCAACATCCGGATTGGATCCGATTACATCTTTTGAAATAAACGAATTAATAAATGAAGTTCAGGAGAAATATAACACCTCTTCAATCATTATTACGCATGATTTAACGTGTGCAAAAGAAACATGCGATCGTGTTGCCATGTTATTAGACGGAACTTTTGTGAAAACAGGTACTTTTGAAGAAGTATTTGAAGATCAGGATGAACGTATACAAAGTTTTTACAATTACAATTTTATCAAATAA
- a CDS encoding MlaE family ABC transporter permease, with protein MTKKVRPYIFSKGIDDIFKGVYDAFAFVALFFKQVFKPPFNLRQVIDQCYEVGIKSLPLITLTGFVTGLVFTKQSRPSLEVFGATSWLPSLISIALVRALGPLVTALICAGKVGSSIGAELGSMKVTEQIDAMEVSAINPFKYLVVTRVLATTFMVSILSFYCSLVGLLGAFVNVHANDTTSFANFFQSGFSDINFIDIFSSVTKSLVFGFTIGIVGCYKGFNATQGTRGVGKAANQAVVTAMFLIFVEEIVIVQVSNWIRLY; from the coding sequence ATGACTAAAAAAGTCCGACCGTATATATTTTCTAAAGGTATTGATGATATCTTTAAAGGTGTATATGATGCGTTTGCATTTGTTGCATTGTTTTTTAAACAAGTATTTAAGCCACCGTTTAATTTGCGGCAGGTAATTGATCAATGTTATGAAGTAGGCATAAAATCTTTGCCGTTGATTACACTTACCGGTTTTGTTACAGGCTTAGTATTTACAAAACAGTCCAGACCTTCCCTCGAAGTATTTGGAGCAACATCGTGGTTACCCTCATTAATTTCAATTGCATTGGTACGGGCATTGGGTCCGCTTGTCACGGCATTAATCTGTGCAGGTAAAGTAGGATCGAGCATAGGTGCCGAACTAGGGTCAATGAAAGTAACGGAGCAGATAGATGCAATGGAGGTTTCTGCGATCAACCCGTTTAAATATCTGGTTGTTACACGGGTTCTTGCTACAACATTCATGGTATCTATCCTGTCCTTTTATTGTAGTCTGGTAGGCTTGTTAGGTGCATTTGTTAATGTACATGCAAATGATACCACAAGTTTTGCAAACTTTTTTCAAAGCGGATTCAGTGATATTAACTTCATAGATATTTTCTCTTCTGTAACAAAGTCTTTGGTCTTCGGATTCACAATAGGAATTGTTGGCTGTTATAAAGGATTTAATGCAACACAGGGGACGCGGGGGGTTGGTAAAGCTGCTAACCAGGCTGTTGTAACAGCAATGTTTCTGATTTTTGTGGAAGAAATTGTAATTGTGCAGGTGAGTAATTGGATAAGACTTTACTAA